Genomic window (Arctopsyche grandis isolate Sample6627 chromosome 5, ASM5162203v2, whole genome shotgun sequence):
AAACGGAATGTAAGGGGGGAAACCAGCTATATCAGAATATCGGAACAGAATATTCGGTGCAGTTACAGCACCAATGTTCTAattgatttcatttaaaaaacgaGTTTAAATCTGTAAAAGGCCACAGCGATTGGAGTATTGGATTTAATGTAAATTTCGGaattcaaatatacaaattaaatcagAGTTTCATCTATAAACAAATCtagttgtaatttatttaaaaaaatatatttgtcacTGATATCACAATAAATAGAAATACACTGAaggattataaatattaaaccaTGTCAAGAATAATTAACGGTTACGCGTCGTGATCTTACTGAACGAGActagaaatattgaaaattcctATTTTGCAGAAGGGGGTGACCGTCAACGATCTCCAAACATaacatacaaatttataatcaatatgaataaaaaggagtatatacatacatttgaccGAAGTGCATAAAAACATTTCATATTCACAATTAATTTAAACAACTCGAAGCATGGCTTCTATAATCTtagaaaaagaaaacaaacagatattctcatttttattcatattttcgcATGCATGCTCAAGCATGATACCTTCAAGAAATTGGTCAATTAATATTAccaaatttacttttaaatactaataactgtacatacaatgaaaaatttgtcatttaatgataaataaacaattcaGATGATATTAATCAGTTGTAATTCATTAAAGCGGCATGTTACTTATCAAGTTATATATGAACGCTGCACTTTCTAAAACACCCGTAAAATATCTTtttgattttaaacattttgcAAGTATATCAAAAGTTTTAATTGGATTGTTTTTGAGAGCGCACATTTctaatagaaaattaaaatatatcacaCCACTTTCAAAATCAATGACtcaaataaaaatctaattttcaaaTGAGTAGTCGTTGGCGATAAATCCTAAGCAAATCTTTTAGTCTGGGCTCCACTCTTAGAATAAGCAATTCTGGATACTTATTTTTCATCGCATCGTCGGTTCGTATAGTTTAGTCTTTTAGCTAAATTCATAGTAGAAGTGCACAAAAACAGTTTGCATATAAAATCTGAATGATATAAACTAAAGGAAAatactacaatataaatattacaaatgttgatattgtttatgatacattttcccgaagaaatgaaatataaagatACAAGGCCCAGCTTTGCTTATtctatacaattttatacaattagTTATTTTTCGTTCACTGcagtgcatattttttttatcacaaattcCCTTTTACTTTACACTAACAAGAATTTAAGCCTAGAATGACCCCCCACACGTACAGTATTTCGTCAAAGATTAGTACCCAACTCACAGTCAGCATCATCGTCAGTATACTAATACTAGCCGTGTGAGGGTTAAGCATGGTACATGTCAACCGATACAATTATAGTAACAAAATTATGTAATATGTTGATTTCATCGTGGCACATTCCGTCGTACTGCTATCTTATACCGCCGCGCACCCATGGTCGGGTTCGCTCCGGGCGCGGGGGGGAACTGGGGCGTAGGAGCACCCATGCTGAAATTGAATTGTGAATTTACGGGGGCTTGAGGGGAAGGCGAACCGAAAGAGAACAAAGGCGCTGAGCCGACGGCAGGTTGTACTTGACCGAACCCACCGATCGGGGGTTGGTTTGGATTACTCTCTCCAAACTTGAACGGTACGTTTTGCGCCGGTTGAGATACTTGTGCAGCTTCCCCGAACGGGATAGACGCGCCGAGAGCGGGCGTCGGAACTGCAGGATGGGAGCCGAATATTCCACCGGTAGATATAGACGGTGCACCGGTGGGCAACGACGAACCGAATATGTTCGTCGCCGGAGATTGAGGTTTACTCATGAACGCGTTGACGGGAGGCTCGGAGGCCGTCGCCGGTTTGTTGATCGGCTGTTGATTCCCGAACACGCTAGACGCTTGTTGAGAATTTCCATTGTTTGTCGGAGGGTTTCCGAAGATACTGCCCGCGTTAAATGTCGAATTGAAAGTGCTCGGTTGATTAAATATCGAACCGGTCGGTAGCGGTTGAGGCAAATTTGTAGAATTCAACTGCGAGCCGAATATAGGTGGAGGTTTGCTCTCCGCCGACTGCGTGTTGGCGAATAAATTTGTGGAAGGAATTTGAGGTCCGGTATTCGACACCGAAGAACCGAATATATTTCCCGTGATGGGTGCGAATGTAGATATAGGAGTGGTGGTCGCCTTAAATGAAGGGTTACTCGTAGTTTTGTTAACGTCCCCGGTGCCTATTTGGCTTCCGAAGATGTTACTACTCGAGTTGGTCTGCGGTGATCCAAATAAAGCGGGAGCGGGTTGATCTGATTTTGCGACGGAAGCGCCGAACGAGAAGACGGGTGGAGCCGGTGAAGCGGTAGTTTTGAATAAATTGGGTACCGCATTCGGTGTCGAAGGCGCTCCAGTGAAGTTAAAAACTGGGGCAGCTCCGGGTTGATCTTTCGGTTTATCGCCGAGGGACGAAATCGGATTAGAGAATGGAGAATTAATAATTTTCTTCGTGTCTTTCACTGGCGTCACTTCCGAGGGTGTGATTTTCGGCGACGGTTGTTGTATCGACGTGGTAGTATTTGAAAACAAAGTCGCCGGACTGTTAGTGGGCATGGAAAACAAAGATTTTGGAATAGTAGACGGTGTAGATTTCAACGGATCCGTCGTCGGAATACTAGGCGTAGTCGTTTTACTTCCGAATGAAAATATTCCCGTAGGTTTGAAAGGTGAATCGGTTTCCAATTTTGGCAGCGCAGACGAGGCTGGAGATCCAAAGTTGAATTTGGGTGAAGTTCCGAATACCGACGGAGGTTTCGCCGGATTTCCACCGAACGAGAAGAGCGATTGTGGATCTTTACCGACGGAAGAGCCGACCGCTACCGGCGATCGTACGTTTTTAGGTTCATCCGGTAGGACTTTCTCGACGTCGACGATAGGTACGACGGAATCGGTCTTTTCTTTAGGGGTGGCACTTTGAACTTCTAAAGCGGGCTTCGACTCGGGTGAGCTGAAACCGAACGTGGGCGTGATTGACGCGTCGGCGACCTTCGGAGACTCTTTTTCTGTGGGTTTGAATCCAAACGAAAATACAGGAGGCGTCGATCCGGAAGACTCGTTCTTTTTAACACCGAATGCAATATTCGAAACGATCGACGGTTCCGACTTCTTTTTGTCGGAATCCGACGGAACGTTACCGTTGGGTAATCCGAACTTGATTTCGGTAGTTTTTGTAGTTTCCGCATTAGCCGTCGTCGCGGCGGGTGTAGGTATTCCGAAGACAAAACCGGTGCTCGGAATGGACGACGTTTTACTCTCGTTGAGATTTTTAGCAGACGAGGGAGTAGTCGTAGAGCTCGCGGGAATATCCGCTTTGTCGATTCCAAATTTAAACGTAGAAGCCTGAGGGGAACCGAAATTGAACGTGGTCGATTTTGCGGCCTCGTTTTCGCTTCCCGGTTTTGCCGCTTCACAGCAAACACATTTCATCTTACTGGGATCGTTTCTCGTCAAGCAGCAAGAGCATTCCCATTGACTTTGTTGCTTTTGTAGGAAATTAGAAAATCCAGACGGTGCCGTCGTCTTCGACTCCAATTTTGCAGGCGGCGGAGGGACGACTGCGGCCGGGGTCTTCTTAGCGGCGCCCGGTTTGGCGGCTTCGCAACAAACACATTTATCCTTATCGTTGTCGTTGCGTGCCAAACAAGAGTCGCACTCCCATTGACTCTGTTGCTTTTTGACGAAACTGGCCAAACTCGGCAAGGCGGTGGTCGAAGTCGACACAGTGTTGGCGACGCTCTTATCGGGAAGATCGGTCTCTTCCGATTTTTTAGATTTGTTTTCGGCGACGCCGTTCCACGAGAACGTCGGGATCTTGTACTCGTTCTTACCGCCGTTGACTTTTTTGGCCGGCACGACGTCGACGCTGTCGGAAATTTTTCTTTTAGCGTTGTCGGCGGCCTCGGTGACCTCGTTCTCGTGCAGAGAGTATTTGCTCAATTTGTAAGCGTTCACTTTGGGGTCGGTGCCGTCGAGTGGGTCGCTGAAGTGGAACCGTTTGGTGGGCACCTCGTCGACGTCGGCAGCGATCGGTGTGGCGAACTTGAACGGGGCGACGGGGCCGTTGGCGTGCGGAGCTCGAGCTCGCTTCAGGCTGGGCTGCGGCTGCGAGGTGAAGTTGGGCAGACCGGCGCTGCTCATGTCCAGCGTGATGTCGGGCAGGTGGACGGGGCTCGGCATGTCCCACTCGCGCTGCAGCTCGCGGTCCCGGTTGCGGCCCGTCAGCCGGTGGCGGATCTTGTTGGAGTGTGGCGTCGGTGTCTGCGTCTGCGGGCTGACGGGATTAGTGGGGTTAGAGTTGGTGTTGGAGTGGTTGGAGTGGTTGGAGTGGTTGGAGTGGTAGGGCGCCGAGCTGCTGAGAGAGGCTGCGATGGCGGCCTGCGCACTCTCTACGCGACGATTGTTGCGCTTCAGAGAGACGAGCGCGGCCATGGCGGGCGCGCGCAACGGCTGCAGCTTGGAGCGGGGCGCGGGGGAGAGGGAGAGGGAGAGGGCATGGGAGCGGGAGGGGGCGGGGGTGGGGGGATGGTGAGACGAGGCTCCGGCCCTCCTGGCGTCGGAGATGGGCGACGAGTAGTTGGCGAGCAGCTCCCAGATGCGTCTGGCGGTGCGGCTGGAGGGGGCGGAGGCGTCGCTGCCGCTGGGCGGAGGCAGGACGCGCGAACGTCTCTGCTCGTAGAAGTGCGACGAGCCGGAGCCGGAGccggagggggagggggagggggagtgCGAGGGGGGATGCGAGGTGGAGGGCGAGGGCACGCCGCTGGCGCTAGAACTGGCGCTGGCGCTGGCGCTGGCGCCGGCGCCCCCGTAAGCCGTGGCGCCGCCGTAGAAGGGCGAGGCGAGGAGGCCCGGGTTGAAGGCGGGTCGCTTGGTGGGCGCGCGGCCTCGGCCCGGATCCGCCATCTCCGCGGCGCGAACTGCGGCCGCCGAGTGGGGGGGCGAGCGGGCGGGCGGGCGGGCGTGCGGGCGGGGCGGTGGCGCGCGCGAGACTCCGAGCGAGAGCCGCGGAGGCCGACGAGATCGACGAGACGGAGACGAAGCGTGGAAACGGCGGCTGGCGGCGCCTCCCGCCGCGAGGCACGTCAGGCCGCCGTGGCCTAAGCGACAGAGTTCGCGGCCAGAAACGCGCACACGCGACGCGCACGTTTTCTCCGATCTTCGTTGGAAGTATTCCAAATTCGAACTTGTGCGTTTCTATCTATAAGCGTTGCGTCAATTTTGACATTTTTCCTATTTCTTCGTTATGTCCGCGCTTCGTCGACTATATGGGATTTGAAACGATCGAAAACATAATATCATGTCGGGTTTACGTACCAATCGACGGGAGGGCTACCAACTcctaaaatttctcgaattcaAGATTTAATTCCACCGAGacgtaaaaatgtatttgatatttttttcatagcaGAGAATGCGACGCCCGTAGGCCGTTATAAgtttctaaatttttataaaaatcagcaTTTTATGAAGTCaatgtttttgaaatttgaagaCATTGAAAGGGTCGATGGCTGTAATATAAGACTATGAATAACGACAATCAAATATAatcggtatttttttatttaaagttgccGGAACATTCATATTGTTgagctttttatttaaaaaaaattatatccaaatatcatttcatttaaatgaaatttgaaacacTTTTTCCGATGCAACACAGTGCATAAAtaatcaaacaaaatatttatcttCATTTAAAAAAGGTACTAGGATGGCGTTTTACTTCGTTACGCCACAAAAAAGCGCGACCAAATaatcagaataaaatatattaagcgtaaaacatgtaaatttaaaaaaaaatattacaatcaaatttttataaaaatcatattatttgTTAGATTAATTTCTGAATTTTTTAACTTTCACTATATCGAAATCCGTAGCTTGAATTTGCGAGAGAATGAGGGTTGTCGATTAATAAAAACGATCTCTCTACCGTCGCTAACGCCGATGGATCGACATAGACTTAAAACAGTGGCGTAACTATTATGTCGCGGGGGCATGCAGTACATGCGAGCCCGTAGAATCGGGAGGAtcttcaaatattaatatagattagaaataaataaaaaaatataggaaaatTAATTCCTAATTGAAAACAGATAAAaacacatttgtatgtataaaaaaaattccacttgCTCTACGAACTTGCAATATTAGCCGGAAGAAGTTCATAAAATGTCTTTAAAAGGTGTGATTgcagaattttcaaatttatatataagctaaGAAGGACATTTGAAATTTGtaagttaatttatttcattaaaaaaaatgggggggggggctttTTGGTAAAATTTGCATGCGGCTCAAATATTTCTAAAaccgtatatatacatattcgtatataGACATTCACTATTCATTTATAGTCCTGGATCTTAATGTCTCACGATAGCGAGAAAAAACAACCTTTTAATCCGAGTGACAACTAGTCTACAGTTTTTGAATATTGCTTTGGCAGCAGTGGTACGGCGAACGGACGCAGACGCAGTCGCAATCCGTAATCCGCATGTCGCTTCTCGTTCGCCGAGAAGTCTATTCAACTGTCAATCTAACTCGAGTGACGTCAACTGTGCTTTGAGGTTTCGCTTTCATTGTTCatcgttttgtttattttttctttcgacGGTTAATCTTATCATCGTAAAATAGACATGTATAACTTCGAGTACTGTCATACTAATACACCCGGCTTCTGGCGACTCCTtacgaaaattattattaaagctaTCTAGAATCAACTCAAAACCCAGATACAAAATAATACCCGAAATAGTACTTTATATATAATCTTTttaaaaagtaagaagaggttagtaaaaatggaaTGCATCAGATACGCGCTTATCCTTTAGATGC
Coding sequences:
- the Nup153 gene encoding nucleoporin 153; protein product: MADPGRGRAPTKRPAFNPGLLASPFYGGATAYGGAGASASASASSSASGVPSPSTSHPPSHSPSPSPSGSGSGSSHFYEQRRSRVLPPPSGSDASAPSSRTARRIWELLANYSSPISDARRAGASSHHPPTPAPSRSHALSLSLSPAPRSKLQPLRAPAMAALVSLKRNNRRVESAQAAIAASLSSSAPYHSNHSNHSNHSNTNSNPTNPVSPQTQTPTPHSNKIRHRLTGRNRDRELQREWDMPSPVHLPDITLDMSSAGLPNFTSQPQPSLKRARAPHANGPVAPFKFATPIAADVDEVPTKRFHFSDPLDGTDPKVNAYKLSKYSLHENEVTEAADNAKRKISDSVDVVPAKKVNGGKNEYKIPTFSWNGVAENKSKKSEETDLPDKSVANTVSTSTTALPSLASFVKKQQSQWECDSCLARNDNDKDKCVCCEAAKPGAAKKTPAAVVPPPPAKLESKTTAPSGFSNFLQKQQSQWECSCCLTRNDPSKMKCVCCEAAKPGSENEAAKSTTFNFGSPQASTFKFGIDKADIPASSTTTPSSAKNLNESKTSSIPSTGFVFGIPTPAATTANAETTKTTEIKFGLPNGNVPSDSDKKKSEPSIVSNIAFGVKKNESSGSTPPVFSFGFKPTEKESPKVADASITPTFGFSSPESKPALEVQSATPKEKTDSVVPIVDVEKVLPDEPKNVRSPVAVGSSVGKDPQSLFSFGGNPAKPPSVFGTSPKFNFGSPASSALPKLETDSPFKPTGIFSFGSKTTTPSIPTTDPLKSTPSTIPKSLFSMPTNSPATLFSNTTTSIQQPSPKITPSEVTPVKDTKKIINSPFSNPISSLGDKPKDQPGAAPVFNFTGAPSTPNAVPNLFKTTASPAPPVFSFGASVAKSDQPAPALFGSPQTNSSSNIFGSQIGTGDVNKTTSNPSFKATTTPISTFAPITGNIFGSSVSNTGPQIPSTNLFANTQSAESKPPPIFGSQLNSTNLPQPLPTGSIFNQPSTFNSTFNAGSIFGNPPTNNGNSQQASSVFGNQQPINKPATASEPPVNAFMSKPQSPATNIFGSSLPTGAPSISTGGIFGSHPAVPTPALGASIPFGEAAQVSQPAQNVPFKFGESNPNQPPIGGFGQVQPAVGSAPLFSFGSPSPQAPVNSQFNFSMGAPTPQFPPAPGANPTMGARRYKIAVRRNVPR